The genome window AGTCCATCGAGCAGTCGGTGCGGCGCGAGGTGTTCGAAGAGGTCGGCATCACCATCGGCGAGGTCCAGTACATCGCCAGTCAGCCCTGGCCCTTCCCGTCCAGCCTGATGCTCGGCTTCCTCGCGCACGCCGTCACCACGGACATCGACGTCGACGGGGACGAGATCCACGAGGCACGCTGGTTCTCCCGTGAGGAACTGCGCTCCGCGTTCGAGACCGGAGAGGTCCTGCCGCCGTACGGCATCTCCATCGCGGCCCGTCTGATCGAGCTCTGGTACGGCAAGCCCCTGCCGACCCGGAGCGTCTGACCCGGTGCCGGCGCACACGAACGACCCGTACTGGAACCACAACGTCCACTACCACCCGGCGGTCCTCGCCGCAGTCCCCGACGACTGCGGCACGGCTCTGGACGTGGGCTGCGGCGACGGGCTGCTCGCCCGGAAGCTCGCGTCGAGGGCGGGGTCCGTCACGGGCGTGGACCGCTCGCCGGACATGATCCTGCTGGCGCGCCGGGACGTGCCCCCGAACGTCACGTTCCTCGAAGCGGACTACCTCGATGACGCCTCGCTGCCGGAAGGCGGGTACGACTTCGTCAGCGCGGTCGCCGTCGTCCACCACGCGGCCTTCGAGGCGGCGGTGGGGCGTCTGGTGCGGCTCACGGCGCCCGGCGGCCGACTGATGATCGTCGGGCTGGCCTACAACCGGACGTCCCTGGACTGGGTGATCAGTGGCTGCGGCGTGCCGGCGAGCCGGCTTCACGCGCTGTTGCGCGGAGGCAAGCGCGGCCCGGTCGGCATGCCGATCGAGGACTCGACCATGCACTGGGGCCAGGTCCGGAAGACTGCCCGGCAACTGCTGCCCGGTTGCCGCTTCCGACGCCGGCTCCTGTGGCGATACACGCTGATCTGGGACAAACCACAAGAAGGCGATTCCTGAGTCGTCTCAGGAACCGCCTTCCGTGCAGGGGGCGAGACCCTGCGGCCGTTATGCGCCGACCTTCTGCTTGACCTGCGCCAGCGACGGGTTGGTCAGCGTCGTGCCGTCCGGGAACAGCACGGTCGGGACCGTCTGGTTTCCGCCATTCGCCTTCTCCACGAACGCGGCCGACTCCGGGTCCTGCTCGATGTTGATCTCGTCGTACGCGATGCCCTCACGGTCCAGCTGGCTCTTCAGCCGACGGCAGTAGCCGCACCACGAGGTGCTGTACATCGTCACAGTGCCCGACATGTCGGTTGCGCTCCTTTACGGCTAGGGTGCGTGGTCGCTGAGAAGGCAACGTTCGTGAAGCTTCCGCCATTCCCGGCCCGCGCCGACGTCCGCGCCGACATGACGGCCGTCATTAGGTGTGACGGTGGTCGCGGTCGTACCAGTACGACCGCGACCGTCCTCCTGTGGACAACCGCCGCACCCGCCTCTGCCGACCTGGCAGCATGGCGGGGTGACAGCAGCAAGGCATTCCACCCTCTTCTCCGGGATTCCCGGCAGTTCCCCGTACTCGGCTCCGCCGAGCGGGGCCGACGCCGTGCTCGAGGGGCTCGACCCCGAGCAGCGCGAGGTGGCGACCGCCCTGCACGGCCCGGTGTGCGTGCTGGCCGGTGCCGGTACCGGCAAGACGCGGGCCATCACCCACCGCATCGCCTACGGAGTCCGGGCCGGCATCCTCCAGCCCTCCAGCGTGCTCGCTGTCACGTTCACCAACCGTGCCGCGGGCGAGATGCGCGGGCGTCTCCGCCAGCTCGGTGCCGCCGGTGTCCAGGCCCGCACCTTCCACTCCGCCGCCCTGCGCCAGCTCCAGTACTTCTGGCCGAAAGCGATCGGCGGCAGGCTCCCGAAGATCGTCGACCGCAAGGTCCAGATCGTCGCGGACGCGGCCGCCGCCTGTCGCATCCGCCTCGACCGCAACGAGCTACGGGACGTGACGGCCGAGATCGAATGGTCCAAGGTCACCCAGACCGTCCCCGCCGACTACGCCGCCGCGGCCGCCAAGACCGGCCGCGAAGCGCCCCGCGACCCCGCCGAGATCGCCCAGCTCTACGCCGCCTACGAAGACCTCAAGCGAGAGCGCGGCGTCATCGACTTCGAGGACGTCCTCCTCCTCACCGTCGGCATCCTCCAGGACCGGCACGACATCGCGGAGGAGGTCCGTGCCCAGTACCAGCACTTCGTCGTCGACGAGTACCAGGACGTGAGCCCCCTGCAGCAGCGTCTGCTGGAGTTGTGGCTCGGTGACCGCGACAACCTGTGCGTGGTCGGCGACGCCAGCCAGACGATCTACTCCTTCACCGGCGCCACGCCCGACCACCTGCTCGACTTCCGTATCCGCCACCCAGGAGCCACGGTCGTCAAGCTGGTCCGGGACTACCGCTCCACCCCGCAGGTCGTCCATCTCGCCAACGGCCTGCTCGCCCAGGCCCGGGGCCGCGCCGCCGAGCACCGCCTCGAACTGGTCTCGCAGCGCGACCCCGGCCCCGAACCCGTCTACACCGAGTACGCCGACGAGCCCGCCGAGGCGGAGGGTGCCGCCCACCGCATCCGCGACCTGCTCGCCGACGGTGTGCCCGCGTCCGAGATCGCCATCCTGTTCCGCACCAACTCCCAGTCCGAGATCTACGAACAAGCCCTCGCGGACGCCGGAGTGCCCTATCAGCTCCGCGGCGCCGAACGGTTCTTCGACCGCCCCGAGGTGCGCAAGGCAGGCGTCGCCCTGCGCGGCGCCGCCCGCTTCGGCGCGAACGACTCCCTCCTCGACGACGTCGTCGACCTGCCCTCCCAGGTGCGTGCCGTCCTTGCGGGCGAAGGGTGGACTTCCGTGCCGCCCGCGGGCTCCGGAGCCGTCAGAGAGCGGTGGGAGTCGCTGGCCGCGCTCGTGAATCTGGCCCAGGACTTCGCCGCGGCCAAACCCGACGCCACCCTCGGCGACCTGGTGGCGGAACTCGACGAGCGGGCGAACGCCCAGCACGCCCCGACCGTGCAGGGCGTCACCCTCGCCTCCCTGCACTCCGCCAAGGGGCTGGAGTGGGACGCCGTCTTCGTCGTCGGAGTCGCCGAGGGCATGATGCCCATCACCTACGCGAGGACCGACGAGCAGATCGAGGAGGAGCGCCGCCTCCTCTACGTCGGCGTCACCCGGGCGAGGGAACGCCTGCACGTCTCCTGGTCCCTGTCCCGCTCACCGGGTGGCCGCCCGGTCCGACGGCCGAGCCGCTTCCTCGACGGACTGCGTCCCGGCTCCTCCGCCACCACCGGCCGTACCTCCACCGGGGGCACCGGAGGCATCGAACGGGGCGTCAGCGCCTTCAGCGCGGCCGCCACTGCCCTCACCCCGCGCCGTACCAGCAGAACTCCGGCCCGCTGCCGGGTCTGCGGGCGCACGCTGTCCGACGCGGGGGAGATGAAGCTGATGCGCTGTGACGACTGCCCCTCCGACATGGACGAGGGCCTGTACGAACGGCTGCGTGAGTGGCGGGCGGTGCAGGCGCAGCGCAGTGGGCAGCCCGCTTTCTGCGTCTTCACCGACCGAACGCTGATCGCGATCGCCGAGGCCGTGCCCGCCGATGAACGTGAACTGGCCCGCGTCCCGGGGGTCGGAGCGCGCAAACTGGGCCGCTACGGAGCCGATGTTCTGGCCATCTGCGCAGGTCGCGATGTCGGGGAACAGGACAACGGTGACTGATACCAACTCGTCGAAAAAATAGTTTGCGCATGCCCCAGCGATCCCCATAGGTTCTTAGCCACGGGGACAGCGGCCTTCTCGGAGGCCCTGATTCCGTGTTCTACTTGCATATCCGTCGGACTGGCTCACCCCAGTCCCCCGAGACGCCGAGAGGAGGCGATTGAAGTGATCAGCATCAACACCAGCTCCACCAGCACCGCCAAACTGACCGATCGCTCGGTCGTCTCCACGTGCATGCTCGGCGCCTCCGACCTGGGCACCGGTCTGTCCGGCATTCGTGCCGTGCGTCCGGCGTCCTCCCTGTCTCTCGCGGTTCTTCCCATCCGCGAGCGCAATGAGCGACCGACCAAGGCACTGGAAGCAGTAGTGGCACAGGCCCAGGCCTATGCCTTTGCGGCGGCCGGTGCCGGATTCCGGAAGCAGACGACGCAGCACCACCTGATGTGGGCCTTCCGTGGGCCAGAACCCTGGAGTGATCCAGCCTGATCGATGATCAGGCCGGCGCCTTCAGGGCCGCGGAACCCCATCCGGGATCCGCGGCCCTTCTGTTTTCCCCGAACGGGGACGGCAGAGCGAAGGGGCCTCGGGACAAGAAAAGACCCGGTACCAGCCGCCACCCGGTCCGATCGGACCGGAACGACCAGACGAGGAAGACGAACCGTGCAACTCGAAGCGCACGCCCCGTCCGTACCGCCTTCCGAAACGATCCCCCCGCCCGGCCTCACGGAGGACTCCACCTTGACCCCGCTCACCGCGCTGACCGCGCTCGACGACGCCATCGAGAACCTCGGCGTACCCGTCCCGTGCCGCTCGTACGACCCCGAGGTCTTCTTCGCCGAGTCGCCGGCCGACGTCGAGTACGCCAAGTCTCTCTGCCGTACCTGCCCGCTGATCGAGGCCTGCCTCGCCGGCGCCAAGGAGCGGCGTGAGCCCTGGGGCGTCTGGGGTGGCGAGCTCTTCGTCCAGGGTGTCGTCGTCGCCCGGAAGCGGCCGCGTGGCCGCCCGCGCAAGAACCCGGTCACGGCATGAACACCGCAGGAACGATCGACCGCCCCCTCACGCACGACCCCAAGAAGCAGGCCCCGATGAAGCCGTCCACGAGTGAGCCCATGGGCTCCGCGATCCCAGACGTCACCACCACCGGCGCGAACGACTCGCGTCAGAACAGGACCCGAGAGATGCAACTCATCCCAGAAGCCCTGGCTCGTGCGCATATGCACGAGCGGCTGCAGGAGGCCGAGCGGGAACGCCAGGCGGTGCGTCTGGCGGTGGCCCGTCGGATGCAGCGCCGGGCCGAGCGCGCCTCGCTGCGCGCCCGCCGAGCGCTCGCCATGGCCGTGATGCAGTAGCCGACCGCCGTCGGCACCAGGAGAACCACGCAGGGGCTGGCCCGAGGGGTCGGCCCCTGCGGCGCGTTGGGAGATCCGGGCCGTATCGGTACCCGGGGGCAGCCCGGCCCGGCGCGGGCCCGGGCCGGTCAGGCCTCCGCCGCCGGCTCCTCCTCCGTTGCCTCCTCCGGCAGGAAGCCCGGCAGCCACTCCTCCAGTTCGTCACGCAGGCGGACCGTCGCGCCCAGCTGGCACAGCACGCCGATCGTGCTCAGGGTCACCCGGTGGATGAGGAGGTAGGCCGGAGGAAGGTTGAGCTGCTTGCCCAGCTGGTGGGCGGGTGAGCGCGGGTCGGCGATACGGGCCGCCTGGCTGCGCATCCAGCCGCGGGTGAAGGTGAATTCGTCCGCCTGCGCCGGTTCGATGATCGGGAGGAGGTAGTCGAGGACCGCGGCGGGGTCGAGTGCGATGGACTCCTTGACGAAGCCCTCCTCGCAGAGCAGTTCGTAGACCGACTGGGCGTCGCCTTCCAGGGTCATGCGCAGGGAGTGCCCGATCGGGGTGGGCAGGCCGCCCGGCAGGCGGTCGACCGTGCCGAAGTCGAGGACGCCGAGGCGCCAGCCGTCCTCCCCGTCACCGCGGCGGGGGCCGGGCAGGAGACGGAAGTTGCCCGGATGCGGGTCCGCGTGGAGCAGGCCCGTACGGGCCGGGCCGGAGAAGAGGAAGCGGGCCAGCAGCTGCCCGGCGCGGTTCCGCTGCTCCGGGGTGCCGTCGGAGATCACCTCGGACAGCGGTATGCCGTCGATCCACTCGGTCACCAGGACCTGCTCGCACTGGTGCACCACCGCCGGCACCGTGACGTCGGGGTCGCCCGCGAACTCTTCCGCGTGGGCCCGCTGTGCCTGCGCCTCCAGCCCGTAGTCCAGCTCCTCCGAAACCCGGTCGCGCAGCTCCGCGATCAGCGGCTTGATGTCCATGCCCGGGATCAGAGGGCCCAGCAGACGGGCGAAACGGCTGAGTTGGTTCAGGTCGGAGAGCAGGGCGTCGCCCGCGCCCGGGTACTGGACCTTGACCGCGACCTCACGGCCGTCGTGCCACACCCCGCGGTGCACCTGCCCGATCGAGGCCGCCGCCGACGGCTTGTCCTCGAATTCCAGGAACAGCTCCTGCCAGTCCGCGCCGAGCCTCTCCTCGAGCACCCCGCGCACCGTGCGGGTCGGCATCGGCGGGGCCGCCTCCTGAAGCTTGGTGAGGGCCGCGCGGTAGGGGCCGGCGACCTCTTCGGGGAGCGCCGACTCGAAGACGGACAGGGCCTGCCCGAACTTCATGGCGCCGCCCTTGAGCTCACCCAGCACCTTGAACAGTTGTTCGGCTGTGCGCTGTTGGAGTTCGCGGCCGACCATCTCCGCGGACTCGCCGACGATCCGTTTGCCGAGCCCCCAGGTCGCCCGCCCGGCGAAGCCGAGCGGGAGTGCGGCGAGCTTGGCAGTCCGGGTGACCGCCTTCCGGGGAAGATCAGACATGCGCCCTCCAAGTCCCAGACAGCCGTGCCGCGTGTGCCTTGCGGGAGAGGTTCCTCGACGGCCGTTGCTCCGCCATTGTCTCGCGCGGATCCTCGTCCTTAGAGGTGTGTCCCTCCTTACCTTTCTCCGCCGCGCCGCACCCGCATGCGGGATGCGCCCACACCGGCCGAGCGTGCCAGTCGAACCTGGGCACGGACGCCTCCCAGCGTGCGCCCGAACTTGCGGGCTCGGAGCCGTCCAGGAAGGCGAGCGCATGCCCGGCGGCGACTCCCGCGACGGCGGTCGCCAACGCCAGGTCGCACGCCTGGACCTGGGGCGGGCGCCCCGAGCGCCACTGGGCGACCAGACGTGGCCAGGTCTCGTCCCGGTCGCCGCGCCCCCGGTCGAGGCAGCCGGCGCAGCTCGTCTCGCCCGGCAGGACGAAGGGGCCGACGATGCCCGTGCCTTCCGCGACACCCGCGTACAGATGGGGTGTTCCCGAGGCGATCAGCGGTTCGGCGCTGAGCGGGTCGGGAGCGTGCACTTCGACGCCGTCGCGCGGGGCGAGGATCACCAGCGAGAAGCCGGGATCCGGGTCGTCGTGGAGAGAGCGGCGCGCGGCGTGTGCCCGTCGCGGGGGCCGGTCGGGAGCGGCCGCGCGGACCGCACGGCGTGCCGCCTCCTCTCTGCGCTCACCGATCGCGTCCGCCGGCAGGCCACCCGGGGCCACGTCCCACGGCTCGACGCAGCCCGTGTCGCGGACGTCGATCTCGCCGACGCCGGCGCCCGCGAGGAGCGAGGCGAGGAGGACGCCCACACGGCCCGCACCGCGGACCTGGACGCGGAGGGAGCGGCGGGCGGCCAGACGCCGGGCGGCCTCGCCGGGTGAGCGGGTGACCAGGGACAGGGATGCCAGATCGGCACGGAGGCGATCGAGGACGGTCGCCTTGCCGCGGAGGGTGTCGGCCTGCGGGCCACCGCCGGTGGCGTCGTCGAGCAGGCCCGCGCCCGACAGGTTGCCCACGAGCGCGTCGACGTGTCCGTCCGGCAGGCCCATGCGGCGGGCCTCCTCGCGGAGCAGCGGCAGCCCGCGGGTGCCGTCGAGCAGGGTGAGGAAGCTGCCCGTCGCGGTGTCCACCGGGCCCAACACCATCGCGTGCGCGGGTGCCATCCCGAACTGGACGGTGTTCAGATCGCGCCAGCCGCGCCGCAGCGCGGGCTTCACCATCGGATGCATGACCGGCCCCCGTAGTCCGTAATGCGTCAGTAAGTCGTCAGATGACGGCGGATGTGTCGGTCCGCCGACGCATGCCAGCATGCCTGGACGCAACGGGAGCGTGCCGAAAGTTGTCCACAGGCGGAGGCGTTCGTCATACGAATCAAGTGCGCGGGGTGGGGATCAGCTCGGAACCGTGCCGGAGGCGGGACTTCCCCCGTGTGCAACGGGTAACGTCGGGGCGTGCCCGCCGACCCACCGCACCGTGCCGAAAAGCCACAGCGCAGCACGACCAGCCAGCCGCCGAGCGGCTCGGGGGGGAGCGCGATCGAGGTTCGCAGAAGCGCGCGACGCCGCAGGACGGTGTCCGCGTACCGCGAGGGTGATCGCACCGTCGTGCTCATCCCCGCCCGGATGTCCAAGGCGGAGGAGCAGCGCTGGGTGACCGTCATGCTCGACAAGCTGGCCGCCCAGGAGAGCCGCCGGGTGATCGGCGACGCCGATCTGGCCGAGCGCGCGGAGCGGCTGTCGCTGCAGTACCTGGACGGCCGGGCGCGGCCCGCCTCGGTCCGCTGGGTCACCAACCAGAACACGCGGTGGGGCTCGTGCACCCCGACCGAGGGCAGTATCCGTCTGTCGCACCGGCTGCAGGGCATGCCCGAGTACGTCATCGACTACGTCCTGCTGCACGAGCTCGCACATCTGCTCGTACCGGGACATGGCCCGCGTTTCTGGCGGTTGCTGGAGGCGTATCCGCGCACCGAGCGTGCCCGCGGCTATCTGGAAGGGGTGGTCGCGGCCGACCGGCTGCCGTACCAGCCGGCGCAGGACGAGGAGTAGAGGCGCCTCGTCCACACCGTCCTCAGCGGTCGTACGGGTCACTTCCATACTCCGCGCCCACACCGCAGAGCGCCGAGAAGCTGCAGGGTCGTCGCGACGATGCGGTTGTGTACCGGGTCTGTACCGGCTCACTCCGCTCCGTGCGTTTGCCGTTAGCCTGGCGCGACGCACTCGCACATTCGGGATGGGGGACGGTCGTTACGCATGGCCAGGGAATTCCAACGCGGCCACAAGGCCAGGATCAGTGACCTCACGGCGGGCACGGACCTGTACGTAGGCGTGCAGATCTCCGGACCCGGACTGGCGTTCGACATCAGTTGCTTCGGCCTGGATGCCGACGAACGGCTCTCGGACGACCGGTACTTCGTCTTCTTCAACCAGCCGAAGACGCCGGAGGAGGCCATTCAGCTCCTGGGTCCGCAGGCGGGGGACACGGAGTCCTTCAGGGTCACGCTCGACAGGATCCCGCCGCACATCCACAAGCTGTCCTTCACGGCGACGATCGACGGCGCCGGACAGATGTCGCAGATCGGCCCCGGATACCTGCGTATCGTCGCGGGCGGCGAGGAAGTGGCGCGCTACCCCTTCAGCGGCTCGGAGTTCACCACCGAACGCGCCGTCATGCTGGGCGACTTCTACCTCAAGGACGTCTGGCGGTTCGCCGCGGTCGGGCAGGGTTTCGACGGCGGCCTCGAGGCACTGCTGAAGAACTTCGGCGGGGAGGTCCTCGAGGAGGAGGAGCAGCCGCCCGCCCCGCAGCAGCCGCAGACCGGTGCCGCCCCGGGGTTCGCCCCGCCTGCGTTCGCCGCCCCGGCCGCTCCTGCCCCGGCGCCCGCACCCCCGCACCCCCGGCTCCCGCTCCCGCGCCGATGCCGCAGCCCGCCCCCCAGGGCTACGCGCCGCCTCAGGGAGCCACTCCGCACTCCCCGCGCCCGCGCCCTCCGTGCACGCCGCGCCCACCATCGTCGCGCCCCTGAACACGCCTCCCGCCGGAGCCGTGCCGCCGCCGGGCCCGGCGCCGCACGCCCAGCCGCCCGCTCCGCCCGGCCCCCGCCCGGATACGGACAGCAGCCGGGTGCGTCGACGCCACCCGGATACGCACAGCAGCCGCCGTACGGCCAGGCTCCTGGCCAGTACCCGGCCCCGCCCGGCGCTCCCTCGCCGTACGGCGCTCCCCAGGGCGCTCCGCAGGCCGCCGGTGTGGCCGCCGCGTTGCAGGCCTACAAGGAGACGCCCACCGGGCAGCGTTGGACGCAGCAGAACAAGAAGCTGGTCCGCGTGGACCTCGGCATCGGCGGCCAGCCGGTACTGGCCCGCCAGGGCAGCATGGTGCTCTACCAGGGCAAGGTCGACTTCGGCTACAAGGGCGCCGGCTTCGCCGGGCGGATCGTGGGCAACGCCACCGGCCAGGAGATGCAGCTCATGCGCTGCACGGGCCAGGGACAGGTGTTCCTCGCGGAGAACGCCACCGATCTGCACCCGATTGAACTCCAGGGGGACGCGATCTGTGTCTCCGCGGAGAACGTCCTCGCCTTCGACGAATCCCTCCAGTACGAGGTGCGGCGCATCGAGGGGCACGGCATCCCCGGGGGCGCCCTGTTCACCATGCAGTTCCAGGGAACCGGCACGATCGTCGTCAAGACGCACGGCGCACCCGTGGTGCTGCCCGTCACCCCGACGACGTTCGTGGACTCCAACGCCGTCGTCGCCTGGTCGGCCGCCGCCCAGGTGATCGTCTCCAGCCAGGTACGCATGCGCCGCAACGCCTACCCGGGCCACACCGGTGAGGGCGTCAATCTGCAGTTCCGCGCCGCGCCCGGCAATTTCGTCGTCGTCCAGCCGTACGAGGTCTGAGGGAGCCCGTCATGAACCAGCCGCTCGCGGGCTACGCCCCCGCACCCGTCACCGCCCGCATGGAGAACCACGGCAGCCACATGCTGAAGGTCGCCATGCAGACCGGAAACGACCTCCTCGCGCGCGTGGGCTCGATGGTCGCCTACGAGGGGTTCATCCAGTACGAGCCCAACCCGCCCGCCGTGCGCCAGATCGCGCGCGACTGGATGACCGGTGAGGGCGCGCCCCTGATGAAGTGCTCCGGCGACGGTCTGCTCTACCTCGCCGACTACGGGGCGAACGTCGTCGTCATCAACCTGGGCGGCGATGCGATCTCCGTCAACGCAACCAACCTCCTCGCCTTCGACGCCCACCTGCAGTGGGGCGTCGAACGCGTCAAGGGACTCGCCAAGTTCGCCGGACAGGGCCTGTGGAACACGAAGATCTCCGGGCAGGGCTGGGTCGCCCTGACCTCCCGGGGCACCCCGATCGTGGTCGACTGCGGCGGAGGTGAGGACGAGACGTACGTCGACCCGGACGCCCTCGTCGCCTGGTCCCCGAACCTCAAGGTGAAGGGCAAGCGCAGCTTCAAGGCGCAGTCGCTCATCGGGCGCGGCAGCGGCGAGGCCTACCAGATGGCGTTCTCCGGGCAGGGCATCGTGGTCGTCCAGCCCAGCGAGGACAGCACCGACCGCCTCCGGATCCGGGGCTGAGGGGGAAACCGCACACCATGCAGAGCTCGCTTTTCGCCTACAACGAGCAGCAGACCCAGGAGCGCTACAGCCTGCAGAACCCGCAGATGCTGCGCGTCCTGCTGGAGGGCCACGACGACGTCCTGGCGCGCAAGGGCACCATGGTCGCCTACCAGGGGCTCATCGAGTTCGACGCCGAGTACCAGAGCGGCGGTCAGCGGCGCGCGCGTGCGCACACCGGTGAGGGCCTGGATCTGATGCGCTGTCACGGACAGGGCACCGTCTACCTCGCCAACCTCGCCCAGCACGTGCACATCATGGACGTCGAGCAGGACGGGCTGACCGTCGACAGCAGTTACGTCCTCGCGATGGACTCCTCGCTGCACTACGAGGTCATCGCCGTCGACAGCCTGTACGGGATCTCCGGCTCCGGCAAGTACCAGCTCAACATCACCGGCCGCGGCAAGGTCGCGCTGATGACGTCGGGTGCGCCACTGCTGATGCGGGTCACCCCGGACAAGTACGTCAACTGCGACGCCGACGCGATCGTCGCCTGGTCCACCGGCCTGCGGGTGCAGATGCAGGCCCAGACGCACTCCTCCGGGGTGTGGCGGCGCCGGGGCACCACCGGTG of Streptomyces cynarae contains these proteins:
- a CDS encoding class I SAM-dependent methyltransferase, which produces MPAHTNDPYWNHNVHYHPAVLAAVPDDCGTALDVGCGDGLLARKLASRAGSVTGVDRSPDMILLARRDVPPNVTFLEADYLDDASLPEGGYDFVSAVAVVHHAAFEAAVGRLVRLTAPGGRLMIVGLAYNRTSLDWVISGCGVPASRLHALLRGGKRGPVGMPIEDSTMHWGQVRKTARQLLPGCRFRRRLLWRYTLIWDKPQEGDS
- a CDS encoding mycoredoxin; the encoded protein is MSGTVTMYSTSWCGYCRRLKSQLDREGIAYDEINIEQDPESAAFVEKANGGNQTVPTVLFPDGTTLTNPSLAQVKQKVGA
- a CDS encoding ATP-dependent DNA helicase UvrD2; this encodes MTAARHSTLFSGIPGSSPYSAPPSGADAVLEGLDPEQREVATALHGPVCVLAGAGTGKTRAITHRIAYGVRAGILQPSSVLAVTFTNRAAGEMRGRLRQLGAAGVQARTFHSAALRQLQYFWPKAIGGRLPKIVDRKVQIVADAAAACRIRLDRNELRDVTAEIEWSKVTQTVPADYAAAAAKTGREAPRDPAEIAQLYAAYEDLKRERGVIDFEDVLLLTVGILQDRHDIAEEVRAQYQHFVVDEYQDVSPLQQRLLELWLGDRDNLCVVGDASQTIYSFTGATPDHLLDFRIRHPGATVVKLVRDYRSTPQVVHLANGLLAQARGRAAEHRLELVSQRDPGPEPVYTEYADEPAEAEGAAHRIRDLLADGVPASEIAILFRTNSQSEIYEQALADAGVPYQLRGAERFFDRPEVRKAGVALRGAARFGANDSLLDDVVDLPSQVRAVLAGEGWTSVPPAGSGAVRERWESLAALVNLAQDFAAAKPDATLGDLVAELDERANAQHAPTVQGVTLASLHSAKGLEWDAVFVVGVAEGMMPITYARTDEQIEEERRLLYVGVTRARERLHVSWSLSRSPGGRPVRRPSRFLDGLRPGSSATTGRTSTGGTGGIERGVSAFSAAATALTPRRTSRTPARCRVCGRTLSDAGEMKLMRCDDCPSDMDEGLYERLREWRAVQAQRSGQPAFCVFTDRTLIAIAEAVPADERELARVPGVGARKLGRYGADVLAICAGRDVGEQDNGD
- a CDS encoding WhiB family transcriptional regulator — protein: MQLEAHAPSVPPSETIPPPGLTEDSTLTPLTALTALDDAIENLGVPVPCRSYDPEVFFAESPADVEYAKSLCRTCPLIEACLAGAKERREPWGVWGGELFVQGVVVARKRPRGRPRKNPVTA
- a CDS encoding ABC1 kinase family protein, yielding MSDLPRKAVTRTAKLAALPLGFAGRATWGLGKRIVGESAEMVGRELQQRTAEQLFKVLGELKGGAMKFGQALSVFESALPEEVAGPYRAALTKLQEAAPPMPTRTVRGVLEERLGADWQELFLEFEDKPSAAASIGQVHRGVWHDGREVAVKVQYPGAGDALLSDLNQLSRFARLLGPLIPGMDIKPLIAELRDRVSEELDYGLEAQAQRAHAEEFAGDPDVTVPAVVHQCEQVLVTEWIDGIPLSEVISDGTPEQRNRAGQLLARFLFSGPARTGLLHADPHPGNFRLLPGPRRGDGEDGWRLGVLDFGTVDRLPGGLPTPIGHSLRMTLEGDAQSVYELLCEEGFVKESIALDPAAVLDYLLPIIEPAQADEFTFTRGWMRSQAARIADPRSPAHQLGKQLNLPPAYLLIHRVTLSTIGVLCQLGATVRLRDELEEWLPGFLPEEATEEEPAAEA
- a CDS encoding ThiF family adenylyltransferase, producing MHPMVKPALRRGWRDLNTVQFGMAPAHAMVLGPVDTATGSFLTLLDGTRGLPLLREEARRMGLPDGHVDALVGNLSGAGLLDDATGGGPQADTLRGKATVLDRLRADLASLSLVTRSPGEAARRLAARRSLRVQVRGAGRVGVLLASLLAGAGVGEIDVRDTGCVEPWDVAPGGLPADAIGERREEAARRAVRAAAPDRPPRRAHAARRSLHDDPDPGFSLVILAPRDGVEVHAPDPLSAEPLIASGTPHLYAGVAEGTGIVGPFVLPGETSCAGCLDRGRGDRDETWPRLVAQWRSGRPPQVQACDLALATAVAGVAAGHALAFLDGSEPASSGARWEASVPRFDWHARPVWAHPACGCGAAEKGKEGHTSKDEDPRETMAEQRPSRNLSRKAHAARLSGTWRAHV
- a CDS encoding M48 metallopeptidase family protein translates to MPADPPHRAEKPQRSTTSQPPSGSGGSAIEVRRSARRRRTVSAYREGDRTVVLIPARMSKAEEQRWVTVMLDKLAAQESRRVIGDADLAERAERLSLQYLDGRARPASVRWVTNQNTRWGSCTPTEGSIRLSHRLQGMPEYVIDYVLLHELAHLLVPGHGPRFWRLLEAYPRTERARGYLEGVVAADRLPYQPAQDEE
- a CDS encoding AIM24 family protein gives rise to the protein MNQPLAGYAPAPVTARMENHGSHMLKVAMQTGNDLLARVGSMVAYEGFIQYEPNPPAVRQIARDWMTGEGAPLMKCSGDGLLYLADYGANVVVINLGGDAISVNATNLLAFDAHLQWGVERVKGLAKFAGQGLWNTKISGQGWVALTSRGTPIVVDCGGGEDETYVDPDALVAWSPNLKVKGKRSFKAQSLIGRGSGEAYQMAFSGQGIVVVQPSEDSTDRLRIRG
- a CDS encoding AIM24 family protein codes for the protein MQSSLFAYNEQQTQERYSLQNPQMLRVLLEGHDDVLARKGTMVAYQGLIEFDAEYQSGGQRRARAHTGEGLDLMRCHGQGTVYLANLAQHVHIMDVEQDGLTVDSSYVLAMDSSLHYEVIAVDSLYGISGSGKYQLNITGRGKVALMTSGAPLLMRVTPDKYVNCDADAIVAWSTGLRVQMQAQTHSSGVWRRRGTTGEGWELSFMGNGFALVQPSELLPPQNAQIGQGLAAQFGMGQQGARGQNQGNVWS